In Corvus moneduloides isolate bCorMon1 chromosome 3, bCorMon1.pri, whole genome shotgun sequence, one DNA window encodes the following:
- the LGSN gene encoding lengsin isoform X1 codes for MNKKEDLTQQIPSSGKSEIGESADYSFVEKNTSESDNDEVDGNNICGFRKKKGNKGPTKYIPPLENEKMELSRTSKVPDPCPLKGTTGCSELPSDQSLQNPTTFPPVQKDRGGHNNSNSGSDGKEDRFGETRETQENAEIGKRIVGKMNEEIDTAAQMKLSTGVQPARRAEKGGCTEAVQRAKDSEQRGGKPEGQAGMEEKVVKFHVTKMGSLGSAASMPGSHTAESLTGAPGISKRSLQELKNLLSEGHLPSHGPIFCGKAGGTFAQKNLKPREKAADKQGGPFVTFTPHFGEEKQKYLSFHKEGVGQQSKTVLVLSSAGSDQQQPVGSNVDQLILGLPAAPTPAESTAPEVQFDSSTGHAAFNRDLDVNGLGNPTLLHLFSHIEFIKQQMARDNVQFVRFESIDLHGVSRSKNVPSRFFHEKAIHGVAMPRSYLELTLNPKDNELDYINATNFNCDIILNPDLSTFRILPWTEQTARVICDSYTVLGTPLMTSPRHIAKRQLSQLQDNGFSLQSAFTYEFCIYGITEVVNSKTISFPAATILNNHDQTFIQELIEGMYYAGANIESFSSSSGPGQMEITFHPAFGLDAADSAFTFRTGLKEVAKKYNYVASFFSESGFYNSGALSHSLWDLNGQKNLFSAGYGVEELSELGKNWLSGLLAHTAAISCLMAPTTSCRKPYSKYSKESKETVNAKWAYNDNSCAFNVKCHGGKGTYIENKLSSAAANPYLVLAATIAAGLDGVKRGLSYDDMLEEENHTGDLKHSSIPLKLEDALVALEKDSCIKEALGETFIRYFIAMKHYELETEEMDSERNKCLGYFI; via the exons ATCCCTTCTTCTGGAAAATCAGAAATTGGAGAGAGTGCAGATTATTCCTTTGTGGAAAAG AACACATCTGAAAGTGACAATGATGAAGTTGATGGCAACAATATATGtggtttcagaaagaaaaagggaaacaaaggtCCTACAAAGTATATTCCTCCTTTAGAAAATGAGAAGATGGAACTGTCCCGCACCTCAAAAGTCCCAGATCCTTGTCCCCTTAAAGGAACCACTGGTTGCTCAGAACTGCCATCAGACCAGTCTCTCCAAAACCCCACTACCTTTCCTCCAGTACAAAAGGACAGAGGAGGTCACAACAATTCCAATTCTGGCAGTGATGGTAAAGAAGACAGGTTTGGAGAAACACGAGAAACccaggaaaatgctgaaattgGGAAAAGAATAGTGGGAAAAATGAACGAGGAAATAGATACAGCAGCTCAGATGAAGTTGTCCACAGGTGTGCAGCCTGCGAGGCGTGCAGAGAAAGGTGGCTGCACAGAGGCTGTACAGAGGGCAAAGGACAGTGAGCAGAGAGGTGGTAAGCCAGAAGGACAGGCTGGGATGGAAGAAAAAGTTGTCAAGTTTCATGTGACAAAGATGGGctccctgggcagtgctgcatCCATGCCAGGGAGCCATACTGCCGAGTCCCTCACAGGAGCACCTGGCATTTCTAAACGAAGTCTACAAGAGTTGAAAAACCTGCTTAGTGAAGGTCATCTGCCTTCTCATGGGCCCATTTTCTGTGGCAAGGCAGGTGGCACTTTTGCTCAGAAAAATTTGAAACCCCGGGAGAAAGCAGCTGACAAACAGGGCGGGCCCTTTGTGACTTTTACTCCCCattttggagaggaaaagcaaaagtatCTCAGCTTCCACAAAGAGGGAGTGGGGCAGCAGAGCAAAACCGTCCTGgtcctcagctctgctggctctgatCAGCAGCAACCAGTGGGAAGCAATGTGGATCAACTTATTCTGGGACTACCAGCAGCTCCTACACCTGCAGAAAGCACAGCTCCTGAGGTTCAGTTTGACTCCTCCACAGGCCACGCCG CATTCAACAGAGACCTTGATGTAAACGGCCTTGGAAACCCAACTCTCCTTCACCTATTCTCTCATATTGAATTTATTAAGCAGCAGATGGCCAGGGACAACGTGCAGTTTGTCAGATTTGAATCAATAGACCTCCATGGTGTGTCAAGATCAAAGAATGTTCCTTCTCGATTTTTTCAC GAGAAAGCAATTCATGGTGTTGCCATGCCCAGAAGTTACCTTGAACTGACGCTGAATCCTAAAGATAATGAACTAGATTACATAAATGCAACCAATTTCAATTGTGACATAATCCTGAACCCTGATTTATCAACATTTCGAATACTACCCTGGACTGAGCAGACTGCGAGAGTGATATGTGATTCCTACACTGTGTTGGGCACCCCACTAATGACCTCCCCAAGGCACATTGCCAAGAGACAGCTGAGCCAGCTTCAGGACAATGGCTTTTCTTTGCAGTCTGCATTCACTTatgaattttgtatttatgGCATTACTGAGGTTGTAAACTCAAAGACAATATCCTTTCCTGCAGCCACGATACTAAATAACCATGATCAGACTTTCATTCAGGAGCTCATTGAAGGAATGTATTATGCTGGTGCCAACAttgaaagcttttcttcttccagtggGCCTGGGCAAATGGAGATCACTTTTCATCCAGCGTTTGGCCTAGATGCTGCTGACAGTGCCTTCACGTTTAGAACAGGCCTTAAAGAAGTGGCTAAGAAGTATAACTATGTGGCTAGCTTTTTCTCAGAATCAGGATTCTACAATTCGGGGGCTCTATCACACAGCCTGTGGGATCTGAATGGCCAGAAGAATCTGTTTTCTGCTGGTTATGGAGTTGAGGAGCTCTCAGAGCTTGGAAAAAATTGGTTATCAGGTCTCTTGGCACACACAGCAGCTATCAGCTGCTTGATGGCTCCTACCACCAGCTGCCGTAAGCCTTACTCTAAATACAGTAAAGAATCAAAAGAGACTGTAAATGCAAAATGGGCATATAATGATAACAGCTGTGCCTTTAATGTCAAATGTCATGGTGGAAAAGGCACTTACATAGAGAATAAATTAAGTTCTGCTGCAGCAAACCCATACCTGGTCCTTGCTGCTACTATTGCTGCAGGTCTAGACGGAGTAAAGAGAGGACTTAGCTATGATGACATGCTCGAAGAAGAAAATCACACTGGTGATCTGAAACATTCATCAATCCCTCTGAAACTAGAAGATGCTCTGGTTGCTCTTGAGAAAGATTCTTGCATTAAGGAAGCATTAGGCGAAACTTTTATCCGATACTTTATTGCTATGAAACATTATGAGTTAGAAACTGAAGAAATGGATAGTGAAAGGAATAAATGCCTGGGATATTTTATTTAG
- the LGSN gene encoding lengsin isoform X2: protein MNKKEDLTQQNTSESDNDEVDGNNICGFRKKKGNKGPTKYIPPLENEKMELSRTSKVPDPCPLKGTTGCSELPSDQSLQNPTTFPPVQKDRGGHNNSNSGSDGKEDRFGETRETQENAEIGKRIVGKMNEEIDTAAQMKLSTGVQPARRAEKGGCTEAVQRAKDSEQRGGKPEGQAGMEEKVVKFHVTKMGSLGSAASMPGSHTAESLTGAPGISKRSLQELKNLLSEGHLPSHGPIFCGKAGGTFAQKNLKPREKAADKQGGPFVTFTPHFGEEKQKYLSFHKEGVGQQSKTVLVLSSAGSDQQQPVGSNVDQLILGLPAAPTPAESTAPEVQFDSSTGHAAFNRDLDVNGLGNPTLLHLFSHIEFIKQQMARDNVQFVRFESIDLHGVSRSKNVPSRFFHEKAIHGVAMPRSYLELTLNPKDNELDYINATNFNCDIILNPDLSTFRILPWTEQTARVICDSYTVLGTPLMTSPRHIAKRQLSQLQDNGFSLQSAFTYEFCIYGITEVVNSKTISFPAATILNNHDQTFIQELIEGMYYAGANIESFSSSSGPGQMEITFHPAFGLDAADSAFTFRTGLKEVAKKYNYVASFFSESGFYNSGALSHSLWDLNGQKNLFSAGYGVEELSELGKNWLSGLLAHTAAISCLMAPTTSCRKPYSKYSKESKETVNAKWAYNDNSCAFNVKCHGGKGTYIENKLSSAAANPYLVLAATIAAGLDGVKRGLSYDDMLEEENHTGDLKHSSIPLKLEDALVALEKDSCIKEALGETFIRYFIAMKHYELETEEMDSERNKCLGYFI from the exons AACACATCTGAAAGTGACAATGATGAAGTTGATGGCAACAATATATGtggtttcagaaagaaaaagggaaacaaaggtCCTACAAAGTATATTCCTCCTTTAGAAAATGAGAAGATGGAACTGTCCCGCACCTCAAAAGTCCCAGATCCTTGTCCCCTTAAAGGAACCACTGGTTGCTCAGAACTGCCATCAGACCAGTCTCTCCAAAACCCCACTACCTTTCCTCCAGTACAAAAGGACAGAGGAGGTCACAACAATTCCAATTCTGGCAGTGATGGTAAAGAAGACAGGTTTGGAGAAACACGAGAAACccaggaaaatgctgaaattgGGAAAAGAATAGTGGGAAAAATGAACGAGGAAATAGATACAGCAGCTCAGATGAAGTTGTCCACAGGTGTGCAGCCTGCGAGGCGTGCAGAGAAAGGTGGCTGCACAGAGGCTGTACAGAGGGCAAAGGACAGTGAGCAGAGAGGTGGTAAGCCAGAAGGACAGGCTGGGATGGAAGAAAAAGTTGTCAAGTTTCATGTGACAAAGATGGGctccctgggcagtgctgcatCCATGCCAGGGAGCCATACTGCCGAGTCCCTCACAGGAGCACCTGGCATTTCTAAACGAAGTCTACAAGAGTTGAAAAACCTGCTTAGTGAAGGTCATCTGCCTTCTCATGGGCCCATTTTCTGTGGCAAGGCAGGTGGCACTTTTGCTCAGAAAAATTTGAAACCCCGGGAGAAAGCAGCTGACAAACAGGGCGGGCCCTTTGTGACTTTTACTCCCCattttggagaggaaaagcaaaagtatCTCAGCTTCCACAAAGAGGGAGTGGGGCAGCAGAGCAAAACCGTCCTGgtcctcagctctgctggctctgatCAGCAGCAACCAGTGGGAAGCAATGTGGATCAACTTATTCTGGGACTACCAGCAGCTCCTACACCTGCAGAAAGCACAGCTCCTGAGGTTCAGTTTGACTCCTCCACAGGCCACGCCG CATTCAACAGAGACCTTGATGTAAACGGCCTTGGAAACCCAACTCTCCTTCACCTATTCTCTCATATTGAATTTATTAAGCAGCAGATGGCCAGGGACAACGTGCAGTTTGTCAGATTTGAATCAATAGACCTCCATGGTGTGTCAAGATCAAAGAATGTTCCTTCTCGATTTTTTCAC GAGAAAGCAATTCATGGTGTTGCCATGCCCAGAAGTTACCTTGAACTGACGCTGAATCCTAAAGATAATGAACTAGATTACATAAATGCAACCAATTTCAATTGTGACATAATCCTGAACCCTGATTTATCAACATTTCGAATACTACCCTGGACTGAGCAGACTGCGAGAGTGATATGTGATTCCTACACTGTGTTGGGCACCCCACTAATGACCTCCCCAAGGCACATTGCCAAGAGACAGCTGAGCCAGCTTCAGGACAATGGCTTTTCTTTGCAGTCTGCATTCACTTatgaattttgtatttatgGCATTACTGAGGTTGTAAACTCAAAGACAATATCCTTTCCTGCAGCCACGATACTAAATAACCATGATCAGACTTTCATTCAGGAGCTCATTGAAGGAATGTATTATGCTGGTGCCAACAttgaaagcttttcttcttccagtggGCCTGGGCAAATGGAGATCACTTTTCATCCAGCGTTTGGCCTAGATGCTGCTGACAGTGCCTTCACGTTTAGAACAGGCCTTAAAGAAGTGGCTAAGAAGTATAACTATGTGGCTAGCTTTTTCTCAGAATCAGGATTCTACAATTCGGGGGCTCTATCACACAGCCTGTGGGATCTGAATGGCCAGAAGAATCTGTTTTCTGCTGGTTATGGAGTTGAGGAGCTCTCAGAGCTTGGAAAAAATTGGTTATCAGGTCTCTTGGCACACACAGCAGCTATCAGCTGCTTGATGGCTCCTACCACCAGCTGCCGTAAGCCTTACTCTAAATACAGTAAAGAATCAAAAGAGACTGTAAATGCAAAATGGGCATATAATGATAACAGCTGTGCCTTTAATGTCAAATGTCATGGTGGAAAAGGCACTTACATAGAGAATAAATTAAGTTCTGCTGCAGCAAACCCATACCTGGTCCTTGCTGCTACTATTGCTGCAGGTCTAGACGGAGTAAAGAGAGGACTTAGCTATGATGACATGCTCGAAGAAGAAAATCACACTGGTGATCTGAAACATTCATCAATCCCTCTGAAACTAGAAGATGCTCTGGTTGCTCTTGAGAAAGATTCTTGCATTAAGGAAGCATTAGGCGAAACTTTTATCCGATACTTTATTGCTATGAAACATTATGAGTTAGAAACTGAAGAAATGGATAGTGAAAGGAATAAATGCCTGGGATATTTTATTTAG